One genomic region from Vitreimonas flagellata encodes:
- a CDS encoding thioredoxin family protein has product MTFYMDGAAPPANDLVKDGSDQGFMADVVEASREVPVIVDFWAPWCGPCKTLGPPLEKAVRNAGGAVKLVKINIDENPGVAGQLGVRSIPAVYAFDQGRPVDGFMGAIPESQIKLFVERLTGADMSAEIEPLLEQAAESLKLGDIGGAAQGYTAVLQLDPANVRAITGMARLALSQDDAAQAEEILAHVPPEKANDPEVLGVRALLELAANASDAGDSDELSSAVAANPDDLQARFNLAEALSARGDLQGASDHLLAIIAKDREWNEDAARKQLLKIFEAAGPMSDVAKQGRRKLSAILFS; this is encoded by the coding sequence ATGACTTTTTACATGGATGGCGCGGCGCCGCCGGCAAATGATCTCGTCAAGGACGGCTCCGACCAGGGCTTCATGGCCGACGTGGTGGAAGCCTCGCGCGAAGTGCCGGTCATCGTCGATTTCTGGGCGCCCTGGTGCGGGCCCTGCAAAACGCTCGGGCCGCCGCTGGAGAAGGCCGTGCGCAATGCGGGCGGCGCGGTGAAGCTGGTGAAGATCAATATCGACGAGAACCCCGGCGTCGCCGGCCAACTCGGCGTGCGCTCGATCCCGGCTGTGTACGCGTTCGACCAAGGTCGCCCGGTCGATGGCTTCATGGGCGCGATCCCGGAAAGCCAGATCAAACTCTTCGTCGAGCGCCTCACCGGCGCCGACATGAGTGCCGAAATCGAGCCGTTGCTGGAGCAAGCCGCGGAATCATTGAAACTCGGCGACATCGGCGGCGCGGCGCAGGGCTATACCGCCGTGCTGCAACTCGATCCGGCGAACGTGCGCGCCATCACTGGCATGGCGCGCCTTGCGCTGTCGCAAGATGACGCTGCGCAAGCCGAGGAAATCCTGGCGCACGTGCCGCCGGAAAAAGCGAATGATCCAGAAGTGCTGGGCGTGCGCGCCCTGCTCGAACTCGCCGCCAATGCTAGCGACGCGGGCGATAGCGACGAGCTGTCGAGCGCCGTCGCCGCCAACCCGGACGATCTCCAAGCGCGCTTCAATCTCGCCGAAGCGCTCTCGGCGCGCGGCGATCTGCAAGGCGCCAGCGATCATCTGCTCGCCATCATCGCCAAGGACCGCGAGTGGAACGAGGACGCTGCGCGCAAGCAGCTCCTGAAAATCTTTGAAGCCGCCGGGCCGATGTCCGACGTGGCCAAGCAGGGACGCCGCAAACTGTCGGCGATTTTGTTCTCGTGA
- a CDS encoding LON peptidase substrate-binding domain-containing protein, with protein MSAFGFRKPEDLPQTLALFPLDGVILFPRSVISLNVFEPRYLNMVDDALGGERLIGIIQPATGQDGEAVPHLADVGTVGRITAFNETDDGRYLITLTGVCRFDFEQEIEAGTPYRQALVNYEPFTSDFRQASGAGIDRPELMKSLKTYAQLHGFQVDWNAVDGAPTETVINVAAQLCPFDAAAKQALLESVSIEERAQALVALLEWDSASDDQSKRPLQ; from the coding sequence GTGAGCGCGTTCGGTTTCCGCAAACCCGAAGACCTGCCGCAGACCTTGGCGCTCTTCCCACTCGACGGCGTCATCCTGTTTCCGCGCAGCGTGATTTCGCTGAACGTGTTCGAACCGCGCTATCTGAACATGGTCGACGACGCTTTGGGCGGTGAGCGCTTGATCGGCATCATCCAGCCCGCGACGGGCCAGGATGGCGAAGCCGTGCCGCATCTGGCGGATGTCGGCACCGTTGGACGCATCACCGCGTTCAATGAAACCGATGACGGCCGCTATCTCATCACGCTGACCGGCGTCTGCCGCTTCGATTTCGAACAAGAAATCGAAGCCGGCACGCCCTATCGCCAGGCTCTGGTGAATTACGAGCCGTTCACCAGCGATTTCCGCCAAGCCAGCGGCGCCGGCATCGATCGTCCTGAGCTGATGAAGTCGCTGAAGACTTACGCGCAGCTGCACGGCTTCCAAGTCGACTGGAACGCGGTGGACGGCGCGCCGACGGAAACCGTGATCAATGTGGCGGCGCAACTTTGCCCGTTCGACGCCGCCGCCAAGCAAGCGCTGCTGGAATCCGTCTCAATCGAGGAGCGCGCGCAAGCTTTGGTGGCGTTGCTCGAATGGGACAGCGCATCCGACGATCAAAGCAAGCGCCCGCTGCAATGA
- a CDS encoding Trm112 family protein, whose protein sequence is MTDVDPKLLEVLVCPQSRKPLRYDRERQELISENARLAYPVRDGVPIMLIDEARELDADE, encoded by the coding sequence ATGACGGACGTCGATCCCAAGCTTCTGGAAGTGCTCGTCTGCCCGCAATCGCGCAAACCGCTGCGCTATGACCGCGAGCGCCAGGAGCTGATCAGCGAAAACGCGCGCCTCGCTTACCCCGTGCGCGATGGCGTGCCGATCATGCTGATCGACGAAGCGCGCGAATTGGACGCCGACGAATGA
- a CDS encoding gamma-butyrobetaine hydroxylase-like domain-containing protein: MSTPWPTDLTFDSKAKALHISFDDGAHFDIPFELLRIESPSAENKGHGPNPPPPPTGKANVGVVRADAVGRYAVRISFDDGHDTGLYSWDLLYDLGRTKDERLKVYRETLRLRALRDEA, from the coding sequence ATGAGCACGCCTTGGCCCACCGACCTGACCTTCGACAGCAAAGCCAAGGCGCTGCACATCAGCTTCGATGACGGCGCGCATTTCGACATTCCGTTCGAATTGCTGCGCATCGAAAGCCCGAGCGCGGAAAACAAGGGCCACGGCCCCAATCCGCCGCCCCCGCCCACCGGCAAAGCCAATGTCGGCGTGGTGCGCGCCGACGCCGTCGGCCGCTACGCCGTGCGCATCAGCTTCGACGACGGCCACGACACCGGGCTTTACTCCTGGGATCTTCTCTACGACCTCGGCCGCACCAAAGATGAGCGGCTTAAAGTTTACCGTGAAACATTGCGCCTGCGCGCGCTGCGGGACGAAGCGTAA
- a CDS encoding SOS response-associated peptidase family protein → MCNRYAADIRKANLEGEYWGFEEWSETGQNIVLEVFPDRVGPVIRKRMDGTLEWAAMRWGLPGPPQFGALPVTNLRNVASAHWRPLLGVEHRCLVPFTAFSEYDDSSPKGAKLLRWFARPDRGMAMFAGIWRQWEGVRGTKKEPIEGKHLLFSFLTTEANDLVRPIHAKAMPLVLTDREQQEEWLNAPAADIAKIQARKLPAEALQLMRDDETEMFAPPRKKAVK, encoded by the coding sequence ATGTGCAATCGCTACGCCGCCGACATTCGCAAAGCCAATCTTGAGGGCGAATACTGGGGCTTCGAGGAATGGAGCGAGACAGGCCAGAACATCGTTCTGGAGGTCTTTCCCGACCGCGTCGGCCCCGTAATCCGCAAGCGCATGGATGGTACGCTGGAATGGGCGGCGATGCGTTGGGGTTTGCCCGGCCCGCCGCAATTCGGCGCGCTGCCCGTCACCAATTTGCGCAATGTCGCCAGCGCGCACTGGCGGCCGCTGCTCGGCGTCGAGCATCGCTGCCTCGTGCCGTTCACCGCCTTCAGCGAGTACGACGATTCCTCGCCCAAGGGCGCGAAGCTGTTGCGCTGGTTCGCGCGACCCGATCGCGGCATGGCGATGTTCGCCGGCATCTGGCGCCAATGGGAGGGCGTGCGCGGCACGAAGAAGGAGCCGATCGAAGGCAAGCATTTGCTCTTCTCGTTCCTCACCACCGAAGCCAACGATCTCGTCCGCCCGATCCACGCCAAGGCGATGCCGCTCGTGCTGACCGATCGCGAACAGCAGGAGGAATGGCTCAACGCCCCCGCCGCCGACATCGCCAAAATCCAAGCGCGCAAATTGCCGGCCGAAGCGCTGCAGCTCATGCGCGACGACGAAACCGAAATGTTCGCCCCGCCGCGGAAGAAGGCGGTGAAGTAA
- a CDS encoding UbiH/UbiF/VisC/COQ6 family ubiquinone biosynthesis hydroxylase — MSNGRGFDADVILSGGGLVGQTLALALDQAGVSVIVIDASKPADTLAPAFDGRAFAIAFASYRMWRALGMGDELDQVAQPIEQIMVTDGRLGAAARKGGASLLHLHFDRSELHDHDEPLGLMLEARHVRMALDNAVKARPSIKMIQPMSVSAIERDPAGVTATLADGGKYRAPLLVGADGRRSFVRPAMGIRTIGWDYPVTAIVATIQHEKPHDAVAHEFFLPNGPFAILPLKGERSNIVWAEPRAAADALLKMPEADFLAELRLRFGDFLGALKLEGPRFGYPLSLQLAERMIDQRVALAGDSAHGIHPLAGQGLNLGLKDCAALAECVADGMGLGLDAGDVSILERYQRWRRFDNVTMALGMEFFDKLFSNDITPLRAARGLGLAAVNAVGPARRFFMKYAGGGAGDLPKLLRGESLAA, encoded by the coding sequence ATGAGCAATGGACGTGGTTTCGACGCCGACGTGATCCTTTCGGGCGGCGGTCTGGTGGGGCAAACGCTGGCCTTGGCGCTGGATCAGGCTGGCGTTTCGGTGATCGTGATCGACGCCTCGAAGCCGGCGGACACCTTGGCCCCGGCGTTTGACGGTCGCGCCTTCGCCATCGCCTTCGCCTCCTACCGGATGTGGCGCGCGCTGGGCATGGGCGATGAACTCGACCAAGTGGCGCAGCCGATCGAGCAGATCATGGTGACGGACGGCCGCTTGGGCGCGGCTGCGCGCAAGGGCGGGGCCTCGCTGCTGCATCTCCATTTCGATCGCAGCGAATTGCACGATCACGATGAGCCGCTTGGGCTGATGCTGGAAGCGCGGCACGTGCGCATGGCGCTCGATAACGCGGTGAAGGCGCGGCCTTCGATCAAAATGATTCAGCCGATGTCGGTGAGCGCGATCGAGCGCGATCCCGCGGGCGTCACCGCAACGTTGGCGGACGGCGGGAAATATCGCGCGCCCTTGTTGGTGGGCGCGGATGGACGGCGCTCGTTCGTGCGGCCGGCGATGGGCATTCGCACCATTGGTTGGGATTATCCGGTGACGGCGATCGTCGCGACCATCCAACACGAGAAGCCGCACGACGCGGTGGCGCATGAATTCTTTTTGCCGAATGGGCCGTTCGCGATTTTGCCGTTGAAGGGCGAGCGCTCGAACATTGTGTGGGCCGAGCCGCGCGCGGCCGCTGATGCGTTGCTGAAAATGCCGGAAGCGGATTTTTTGGCCGAGCTGCGTTTGCGCTTCGGCGATTTCCTCGGCGCGTTGAAACTTGAAGGCCCGCGCTTTGGCTATCCGCTCTCGTTGCAATTGGCCGAGCGCATGATTGATCAACGCGTGGCGCTCGCCGGCGATAGCGCGCACGGCATTCACCCGCTCGCGGGGCAAGGTTTGAATTTAGGTTTGAAAGATTGCGCGGCCTTGGCCGAATGCGTCGCCGATGGCATGGGCTTGGGGCTCGATGCGGGGGATGTGTCAATCCTGGAGCGCTACCAACGCTGGCGCCGCTTCGACAACGTGACGATGGCGTTGGGCATGGAGTTTTTCGACAAGCTGTTCTCTAACGACATCACGCCGCTGCGCGCAGCGCGTGGCTTGGGGCTTGCGGCGGTGAATGCTGTTGGCCCGGCGCGGCGGTTCTTTATGAAATACGCCGGCGGCGGCGCAGGCGATTTGCCGAAGCTGCTGCGGGGCGAGAGCTTGGCGGCTTAG
- a CDS encoding ammonium transporter, translated as MTAKENRLRALWRSLQIGAVSLAAAFALTAIAPDMAFAQEAPAAVEAAPAPEAAVVEEAVVEEAAATITVPEASVDKGDVTWMMVSTVLVLLMIIPGLALFYSGLVRTKNALSVLMQVGTVTVIGMILYALVGYSLSFTTGPSAFLDQFIGGTARFFLIDGADGSDLSDNLVATFSTGIYLPELVFIVFQMTFACITAALVLGGLAERVKFIGVVLFAILWPLLVYYPMAHMVWWWPGPDLVASGTPAVGGFIWNFGALDFAGGTVVHINSGIAALVGAIVIGRRNSYKKEPIPPHSLMMTLIGTGLLWFGWFGFNAGSNLESNYYSVLAMANTFLAPAAAGFSWVMVEWLTKGKASLLGLCSGIVAGLVAVTPAAGFAGPMGATLLGLVVSPICLFACSALKNMLGYDDSLDVFGIHGVGGIVGAIGTGLVVNPAWGGAGVVDYVSCVEAGAVLATCPVAEYNLVGQVTAQAKGVLTTLVWSGVGSLIIWVVLRVLGLLRVSKEVEQEGLDVAEHGEAAYHP; from the coding sequence ATGACTGCTAAAGAGAATAGGCTGCGGGCGCTGTGGCGTTCGCTTCAAATAGGGGCGGTTTCGCTCGCCGCTGCGTTCGCGCTGACGGCGATCGCGCCCGACATGGCGTTCGCGCAAGAGGCGCCGGCCGCTGTGGAAGCGGCGCCTGCGCCAGAAGCTGCTGTGGTTGAAGAAGCCGTGGTGGAAGAGGCTGCGGCGACGATCACCGTGCCGGAAGCCAGCGTCGACAAGGGCGACGTGACCTGGATGATGGTCTCCACCGTGCTCGTTCTGCTCATGATTATCCCAGGCCTCGCGCTCTTCTACAGCGGCCTGGTGCGCACCAAAAACGCGCTTTCCGTGCTGATGCAGGTCGGCACCGTGACCGTGATTGGCATGATCCTGTACGCGCTGGTTGGCTACAGCCTGTCGTTCACGACCGGGCCGAGCGCGTTCCTCGACCAATTCATTGGCGGCACGGCGCGCTTCTTCCTGATCGATGGCGCGGACGGTTCGGATCTCTCCGACAATTTGGTCGCCACGTTCTCCACCGGTATTTATCTGCCGGAACTGGTCTTCATCGTCTTCCAAATGACCTTCGCCTGCATCACCGCGGCGCTGGTGCTCGGCGGCTTGGCCGAGCGCGTGAAGTTCATCGGTGTCGTGCTGTTCGCCATCCTGTGGCCGCTGCTCGTCTATTACCCGATGGCGCACATGGTCTGGTGGTGGCCGGGCCCGGATCTGGTTGCGAGCGGCACGCCTGCCGTGGGCGGCTTCATCTGGAATTTCGGCGCGCTTGATTTCGCCGGCGGTACGGTCGTCCACATCAACTCGGGTATCGCGGCTCTTGTCGGCGCGATCGTGATTGGCCGCCGCAACAGCTACAAGAAAGAGCCGATCCCGCCGCACTCGCTGATGATGACGCTGATCGGCACCGGCCTGCTCTGGTTCGGCTGGTTCGGCTTCAACGCCGGCTCGAACCTGGAATCGAATTATTATTCGGTCCTCGCAATGGCCAACACCTTCCTCGCCCCGGCGGCCGCTGGCTTCTCGTGGGTGATGGTTGAGTGGCTGACGAAGGGCAAAGCGAGCCTGCTCGGCCTTTGCTCTGGCATCGTCGCTGGCCTCGTCGCGGTGACGCCGGCTGCGGGCTTCGCTGGCCCGATGGGCGCAACACTTCTCGGCCTCGTTGTCTCTCCGATCTGTTTGTTCGCCTGCTCGGCGCTCAAGAACATGCTCGGCTATGACGACAGCCTGGACGTCTTCGGCATCCACGGCGTAGGCGGCATCGTCGGCGCCATTGGCACGGGCCTTGTTGTCAACCCGGCTTGGGGCGGCGCTGGCGTGGTCGATTACGTCAGCTGCGTCGAAGCAGGCGCTGTGCTCGCGACCTGCCCGGTCGCCGAATACAACCTCGTCGGCCAAGTCACCGCGCAAGCCAAGGGCGTGCTGACCACGCTCGTGTGGTCGGGCGTGGGCTCGCTGATCATCTGGGTTGTCCTTCGCGTGCTGGGTCTGCTGCGCGTTTCGAAGGAAGTCGAACAGGAAGGTCTCGACGTCGCCGAGCACGGCGAGGCCGCCTACCATCCCTAA
- a CDS encoding DNA translocase FtsK 4TM domain-containing protein, translated as MTDDAYHQGGRIPSVASSSAGRLALKRATASVGAAILGAYGLGAVLTYSPEDPSLNVASNGATHNLFGGAGAVVADLSIQVLGAAAPLAFAALLAAGALRIARQQLVMSIDRRRVFAALAGVLLLGAAAATIPTPDGWPLSVGFGGMMGDGVAGFISGLASMPGLPFPRVLTGLLCAIGGILAIGWSFQVRKEDVKNAAATARRLADGAGQRAQRAISYVSDKTRREEEPLDPRMYERAANIAREDRAPAPEQQQPQRAPRPAPQRPAPRAEAPQRAAAPRAEAAPKPKRQQREQSTFSFGRPFELPDTDLLAEPKQRITQTDAQTLHAMSRQLEGVLADFGVQGEVLSARPGPVVTLFEFEPAAGVKSSRVIGLSDDIARSMSATAARVAVIPGRNAIGIELPNAKRETVYLNSLLNSASFVGTQGDLPLALGETIEGDPFAADLTKMPHLLIAGTTGSGKSVGINAMILSLLYKHTPDECRFIMIDPKMLELSVYEGIPHLLHPVVTDPKKAVVALKWVVREMEDRYRRMSKLGVRNISGYNERVSDALERGERLERTVHAGFDPTSGEPIYETRELPLEPMPYIVVVIDEMADLMITAGKEIEAAVQRLAQMARAAGIHVIMATQRPSVDVITGTIKANFPTRISYQVTSKIDSRTILGEQGAEQLLGQGDLLFMAGGGRIRRLHGPYVTDAEVERVVDMLKAQGAPQYRTDVTQEPNENAGSDEPELFADGEGGGDELLERAIEIVQRDRKASTSYLQRRLSIGYNRAATLIERMEKAGIISTANAAGKRDILIDELEDED; from the coding sequence ATGACCGACGACGCTTACCACCAAGGGGGAAGAATCCCCTCCGTCGCCAGTTCCTCCGCGGGACGCCTCGCCTTGAAGCGCGCGACAGCCTCCGTGGGTGCGGCCATCCTTGGCGCGTACGGCCTGGGCGCTGTGCTAACCTATTCGCCGGAAGATCCGAGCCTGAACGTCGCCTCGAACGGCGCGACGCATAATCTCTTCGGCGGCGCGGGCGCTGTCGTTGCTGATCTTTCGATTCAAGTGCTTGGCGCTGCAGCGCCGCTCGCGTTCGCGGCGTTGCTTGCGGCCGGTGCGCTGCGCATTGCGCGCCAACAGCTCGTCATGAGCATCGATCGGCGTCGCGTGTTCGCCGCGCTCGCAGGGGTACTGTTGCTTGGCGCTGCTGCCGCCACGATTCCAACGCCGGACGGTTGGCCGCTTTCGGTCGGCTTCGGCGGCATGATGGGCGACGGCGTCGCGGGCTTCATCTCCGGCCTTGCTTCGATGCCGGGCCTGCCATTCCCGCGCGTACTCACAGGTTTGCTCTGCGCCATCGGCGGCATTCTCGCCATCGGCTGGTCTTTCCAAGTGCGCAAGGAAGACGTGAAGAACGCCGCCGCCACCGCGCGTCGCCTCGCGGACGGCGCAGGCCAGCGCGCGCAACGCGCCATCTCCTACGTCTCCGACAAAACCCGGCGCGAAGAAGAACCTCTCGATCCGCGCATGTATGAGCGCGCCGCCAACATCGCGCGCGAAGATCGCGCCCCCGCGCCGGAACAACAACAACCGCAACGCGCCCCGCGTCCCGCACCGCAACGCCCCGCGCCGCGCGCTGAAGCGCCACAACGCGCCGCAGCGCCGCGCGCTGAAGCCGCGCCCAAGCCCAAGCGCCAACAGCGCGAGCAATCGACGTTCAGCTTCGGCCGTCCGTTCGAATTGCCCGACACCGATCTGCTGGCCGAACCAAAGCAGCGCATCACGCAAACCGATGCGCAGACGCTGCACGCGATGAGTCGTCAGCTCGAAGGCGTGCTCGCCGACTTCGGCGTGCAAGGCGAAGTCTTGAGCGCACGCCCCGGCCCCGTCGTAACTTTGTTCGAGTTCGAACCCGCCGCCGGCGTGAAATCCTCACGCGTCATCGGCCTTTCCGACGACATCGCCCGCTCCATGTCCGCGACCGCCGCGCGCGTCGCCGTCATTCCCGGCCGCAACGCCATCGGCATCGAACTCCCGAACGCCAAGCGCGAGACGGTGTATCTCAACTCGCTGCTCAACAGCGCGTCCTTCGTCGGCACGCAAGGCGATCTGCCGCTCGCGCTTGGCGAAACCATCGAAGGCGACCCCTTCGCCGCCGACCTCACGAAGATGCCGCACTTGCTCATCGCCGGCACCACCGGCTCGGGCAAATCGGTCGGCATCAACGCGATGATCCTGTCGCTGCTCTACAAGCACACGCCCGACGAGTGCCGCTTCATCATGATCGACCCGAAGATGCTGGAGCTCAGCGTCTATGAGGGCATCCCGCACCTGCTGCACCCGGTCGTGACTGATCCGAAGAAAGCCGTCGTCGCGCTGAAATGGGTCGTGCGCGAGATGGAGGATCGCTATCGCCGCATGTCGAAGCTCGGCGTGCGCAACATCTCAGGCTACAATGAGCGCGTCTCCGACGCCCTCGAACGCGGCGAGCGCCTGGAGCGCACCGTGCACGCGGGCTTCGACCCCACCAGCGGCGAGCCGATCTACGAAACGCGCGAGCTGCCGCTTGAGCCGATGCCGTACATCGTCGTCGTCATCGACGAAATGGCCGACCTGATGATCACGGCCGGCAAGGAAATCGAAGCCGCCGTGCAGCGTCTCGCGCAAATGGCGCGCGCCGCCGGCATCCACGTCATCATGGCGACGCAACGCCCCTCGGTCGACGTCATCACCGGCACGATCAAAGCCAATTTCCCGACGCGCATCTCCTACCAGGTCACGTCGAAGATCGATTCGCGCACCATATTGGGTGAGCAAGGCGCTGAACAATTGCTCGGCCAAGGCGACCTCTTGTTCATGGCTGGCGGCGGCCGCATCCGCCGTCTGCACGGGCCCTACGTCACTGACGCCGAAGTCGAACGCGTGGTCGACATGCTGAAGGCGCAAGGCGCGCCGCAATATCGCACCGACGTCACGCAGGAGCCGAACGAAAACGCCGGCAGCGACGAGCCCGAATTGTTCGCCGATGGCGAGGGCGGCGGCGACGAATTGCTCGAACGCGCCATCGAGATCGTGCAACGCGACCGCAAGGCCAGCACAAGCTACCTGCAGCGCCGCCTCTCAATCGGCTACAACCGCGCCGCTACGCTGATCGAGCGCATGGAAAAGGCCGGGATCATCTCAACCGCGAACGCGGCCGGTAAGCGCGATATTCTCATCGATGAGCTGGAGGATGAGGATTAG
- a CDS encoding LolA family protein, which produces MNRRLALLGLSALVFAPNALAQELRPRTSEAATLVTLEGADRAAALGRVNAALNGVRALQGRFVQTSPGGSRATGQFYLQRPGKLRFQYDPPATLLIVSDGSVVAMRDTALRTTERTPLRSTPLHLILGENINLERNARIIRVSQAGEWTVVTARDRTGEMDGALSLHFDANTQLRSWDVTDATGARTRVTLSDITQPASLDRNLFRLEDVLPNRPRR; this is translated from the coding sequence ATGAACAGACGCCTCGCCCTTCTCGGCCTTTCCGCCCTGGTTTTTGCACCAAACGCGCTCGCCCAAGAGCTGCGCCCGCGCACCAGCGAAGCCGCCACTTTGGTCACGCTCGAAGGCGCCGATCGCGCCGCAGCGCTCGGCCGCGTCAACGCCGCGCTGAACGGCGTGCGCGCGCTGCAGGGCCGTTTTGTACAAACCTCGCCCGGCGGCAGCCGCGCCACCGGCCAATTCTATCTGCAGCGCCCGGGCAAACTGCGCTTCCAGTACGATCCGCCCGCCACGCTTTTGATTGTCTCGGACGGCAGCGTCGTCGCCATGCGCGACACCGCTTTGCGCACCACCGAACGCACGCCGCTGCGCTCCACGCCGCTGCATTTGATCCTGGGCGAGAACATCAATCTTGAGCGTAACGCCCGCATCATTCGCGTCTCGCAAGCTGGCGAATGGACGGTCGTCACCGCGCGCGATCGCACCGGCGAGATGGACGGCGCGCTTTCGCTGCACTTCGACGCCAACACACAATTGCGCTCGTGGGATGTCACCGACGCGACAGGCGCACGCACGCGCGTGACGTTGTCCGACATTACGCAGCCCGCCAGCCTCGACCGTAACCTCTTCCGCCTGGAGGACGTATTGCCCAATCGTCCGCGTCGTTAG